One stretch of Danio rerio strain Tuebingen ecotype United States chromosome 6, GRCz12tu, whole genome shotgun sequence DNA includes these proteins:
- the si:dkey-19e4.5 gene encoding UBA_like_SF and PTH2 domain-containing protein isoform 3 (isoform 3 is encoded by transcript variant 3): protein MESQQEVNPVFLQQLRELDIPEEAAKQALLHTQNVSAEEAAMYYFNKLENEEEGDEDLMFKMVFVVNMELSMGVGKVAAQVGHAAVGLYQALQEKNSWREMAWKWDHAGAKKIVLQGTNMAHLLELQALAMSLSLPTKLVEPGSCTVLAIIGEEEMVNNVTGSLKLL from the exons ATGGAGTCCCAGCAGGAAGTGAACCCTGTATTCCTGCAGCAGCTCAGAGAGTTGGACATTCCCGAGGAAGCAGCCAAGCAG gcactcttacacacacagaaTGTGTCTGCAGAGGAGGCCGCAATGTATTACTTTAACAAACTAGAGAATGAG gAAGAGGGTGATGAGGACTTGATGTTCAAAATggtgtttgttgtaaatatggaGCTGTCCATGGGTGTTGGGAAG GTGGCGGCGCAGGTGGGTCACGCTGCAGTGGGTTTGTATCAGGCCTTGCAGGAGAAGAACAGCTGGAGGGAAATGGCCTGGAAATGGGACCATGCTGG GGCTAAGAAGATTGTGTTGCAGGGCACTAACATGGCACATCTTTTGGAGTTGCAGGCTCTTGCCATGAGCCTCAGTCTTCCTACAAAGCTG GTGGAGCCAGGCTCATGCACTGTGCTGGCCATCATAGGTGAAGAGGAGATGGTGAATAATGTCACAGGAAGTCTGAAACTGCTTTGA
- the si:dkey-19e4.5 gene encoding UBA_like_SF and PTH2 domain-containing protein isoform 1 (isoform 1 is encoded by transcript variant 1) — MKPTNVTYELCVYEMESQQEVNPVFLQQLRELDIPEEAAKQALLHTQNVSAEEAAMYYFNKLENEEEGDEDLMFKMVFVVNMELSMGVGKVAAQVGHAAVGLYQALQEKNSWREMAWKWDHAGAKKIVLQGTNMAHLLELQALAMSLSLPTKLVQDAGLTQVEPGSCTVLAIIGEEEMVNNVTGSLKLL; from the exons ATGAAACCAACCAACGTGACCTATGAACTCTGTGTATACG aAATGGAGTCCCAGCAGGAAGTGAACCCTGTATTCCTGCAGCAGCTCAGAGAGTTGGACATTCCCGAGGAAGCAGCCAAGCAG gcactcttacacacacagaaTGTGTCTGCAGAGGAGGCCGCAATGTATTACTTTAACAAACTAGAGAATGAG gAAGAGGGTGATGAGGACTTGATGTTCAAAATggtgtttgttgtaaatatggaGCTGTCCATGGGTGTTGGGAAG GTGGCGGCGCAGGTGGGTCACGCTGCAGTGGGTTTGTATCAGGCCTTGCAGGAGAAGAACAGCTGGAGGGAAATGGCCTGGAAATGGGACCATGCTGG GGCTAAGAAGATTGTGTTGCAGGGCACTAACATGGCACATCTTTTGGAGTTGCAGGCTCTTGCCATGAGCCTCAGTCTTCCTACAAAGCTGGTACAGGATGCTGGACTCACACAG GTGGAGCCAGGCTCATGCACTGTGCTGGCCATCATAGGTGAAGAGGAGATGGTGAATAATGTCACAGGAAGTCTGAAACTGCTTTGA
- the si:dkey-19e4.5 gene encoding UBA_like_SF and PTH2 domain-containing protein isoform 2 (isoform 2 is encoded by transcript variant 2): protein MESQQEVNPVFLQQLRELDIPEEAAKQALLHTQNVSAEEAAMYYFNKLENEEEGDEDLMFKMVFVVNMELSMGVGKVAAQVGHAAVGLYQALQEKNSWREMAWKWDHAGAKKIVLQGTNMAHLLELQALAMSLSLPTKLVQDAGLTQVEPGSCTVLAIIGEEEMVNNVTGSLKLL from the exons ATGGAGTCCCAGCAGGAAGTGAACCCTGTATTCCTGCAGCAGCTCAGAGAGTTGGACATTCCCGAGGAAGCAGCCAAGCAG gcactcttacacacacagaaTGTGTCTGCAGAGGAGGCCGCAATGTATTACTTTAACAAACTAGAGAATGAG gAAGAGGGTGATGAGGACTTGATGTTCAAAATggtgtttgttgtaaatatggaGCTGTCCATGGGTGTTGGGAAG GTGGCGGCGCAGGTGGGTCACGCTGCAGTGGGTTTGTATCAGGCCTTGCAGGAGAAGAACAGCTGGAGGGAAATGGCCTGGAAATGGGACCATGCTGG GGCTAAGAAGATTGTGTTGCAGGGCACTAACATGGCACATCTTTTGGAGTTGCAGGCTCTTGCCATGAGCCTCAGTCTTCCTACAAAGCTGGTACAGGATGCTGGACTCACACAG GTGGAGCCAGGCTCATGCACTGTGCTGGCCATCATAGGTGAAGAGGAGATGGTGAATAATGTCACAGGAAGTCTGAAACTGCTTTGA